The following coding sequences lie in one Candidatus Paceibacterota bacterium genomic window:
- a CDS encoding efflux RND transporter periplasmic adaptor subunit, with amino-acid sequence MKIRIKSGRATAFLVALLVIGGGAGLVLTGCGNDHDRKGQTKDEHLYTCGMHPQVVQNKPGNCPVCGMKLTPVRRQASASDATASGERKMKFYTSTMNPGETSPVPAKDSMGMDMVPVHESKGGASASQLITVEPMTVQNMNIRTATVTRGPLRRVVRTVGAIDYNEAGLADVTTKFKGWIEKLYVDATGQQVHRGEPLFDIYSPELYSAQREYVIALEGTTAPGDVALKASARTKLKFFDISDEQIAELERTREPRKTLRVVAPQDGFVVEKMVVEGQMVDAGMKLYRLADLGLVWVQAQIYEQDLSYVKLGQEATVTLSYLPDREFRGRVTYLYPNVDEKTRTARVRMEFHNPGYFLKPGMFATVQLRSELAPAALLVPDMAILRSGERNTVFLALEGGRFEPRTVVLGPQAENDTYQVISGLSEGERIVTSGQFLLDSESQLREAIQKLSGPQGGTTATTAPHAGHVAMGAEAAVTAKQTNVMKYVCPMPEHVSIRYDHPGKCSLCAMTLVPVGGAALSKMQPGGKLLYYTCPMPEHSEVHESKAGKCPKCSMTLIPVMEQPKPEPSTNTPAAMVRPAKLYTCPMASDADVVSDKPGKCPKCEMDLASTATVAHGKIAEANWRKQHPAGGPPAHEHQH; translated from the coding sequence ATGAAGATTCGAATCAAAAGCGGCCGTGCGACTGCATTTCTTGTGGCGCTGCTGGTGATCGGCGGCGGAGCGGGCCTGGTATTGACCGGGTGCGGCAACGATCACGACAGGAAAGGTCAGACCAAAGATGAGCACCTTTACACCTGTGGGATGCATCCGCAGGTAGTTCAAAACAAGCCCGGCAATTGCCCGGTCTGCGGGATGAAGCTGACGCCCGTGCGGAGGCAGGCCAGCGCGTCCGATGCGACAGCCTCGGGCGAGCGGAAAATGAAGTTCTACACGTCCACAATGAATCCGGGTGAGACGAGCCCGGTGCCGGCCAAGGACAGCATGGGCATGGACATGGTGCCAGTGCACGAAAGTAAGGGCGGCGCGAGCGCTTCCCAACTCATTACCGTTGAACCGATGACGGTGCAGAATATGAACATCCGCACTGCCACGGTCACGCGCGGGCCGCTGCGGCGCGTGGTGAGGACAGTGGGCGCGATCGACTACAACGAGGCGGGGCTCGCCGATGTGACGACGAAGTTCAAAGGCTGGATTGAGAAGCTCTATGTGGACGCCACGGGACAGCAGGTGCACCGCGGTGAGCCGCTTTTCGATATCTACTCGCCGGAGCTTTACAGCGCGCAGAGGGAATATGTCATCGCGCTGGAAGGGACCACCGCGCCCGGCGACGTGGCGCTCAAGGCCAGCGCGCGCACCAAGCTGAAGTTCTTCGACATTTCAGATGAGCAGATTGCCGAACTCGAGCGCACGCGAGAGCCGCGCAAGACGCTGCGAGTCGTCGCGCCGCAAGACGGATTTGTGGTGGAGAAAATGGTCGTGGAAGGCCAAATGGTGGACGCCGGCATGAAGCTCTACCGGCTGGCGGACCTCGGGCTGGTGTGGGTGCAGGCACAGATCTACGAACAGGACCTTTCCTACGTGAAGCTCGGCCAGGAGGCAACGGTGACGCTTTCCTACCTCCCTGACCGCGAGTTCCGCGGGCGGGTGACCTACCTCTATCCGAACGTGGATGAGAAAACGCGGACGGCGCGCGTGCGCATGGAGTTTCATAATCCCGGATACTTTCTGAAGCCTGGAATGTTTGCGACGGTCCAACTCCGCTCGGAACTGGCTCCTGCCGCCCTGCTCGTGCCCGACATGGCGATTCTGCGCAGCGGCGAAAGGAACACGGTATTTCTGGCGCTGGAGGGAGGCCGCTTCGAGCCGCGCACCGTTGTGCTCGGACCGCAGGCGGAGAATGACACCTACCAGGTCATCAGCGGTTTGAGCGAAGGGGAGCGAATCGTCACCTCAGGCCAGTTTCTGCTCGACTCTGAAAGCCAGCTCCGCGAGGCGATCCAGAAGCTGAGCGGCCCGCAGGGCGGCACCACGGCCACAACCGCACCGCATGCGGGTCATGTGGCGATGGGCGCAGAGGCAGCGGTCACCGCAAAGCAGACGAACGTCATGAAGTACGTCTGTCCCATGCCCGAACACGTTTCCATCAGGTACGATCACCCGGGCAAGTGCTCCCTTTGCGCTATGACGCTCGTGCCGGTGGGTGGCGCCGCCCTCTCGAAGATGCAGCCCGGCGGCAAGCTGCTTTACTACACCTGCCCGATGCCCGAGCACAGCGAAGTGCACGAATCCAAGGCAGGCAAGTGCCCCAAGTGCAGCATGACCCTCATCCCGGTGATGGAGCAGCCGAAACCCGAACCGAGCACCAACACACCCGCCGCGATGGTCAGGCCCGCTAAACTCTACACTTGCCCCATGGCGTCTGACGCGGACGTGGTCTCCGACAAGCCCGGCAAATGCCCGAAGTGCGAGATGGATCTGGCATCCACAGCCACGGTGGCGCACGGCAAGATCGCGGAGGCGAATTGGCGGAAGCAGCATCCGGCGGGCGGGCCGCCGGCTCACGAACATCAACACTGA
- a CDS encoding TolC family protein, whose translation MKTYTILISLMLLAGCRGVPAKGEKEARRQVQAVASTYRPEGRKPALPALTSQSSLSNFLTYALLNQPKVAAAYFDWVASVERITVQRSLPDPQLTFEMDIQDVVSSVMPGLMMSFPGMGKLRAAGAVAAAASQGGYFTFKAASLRSAYDVKRTYYQLHFLEEKIRVNRENLGLLQELERLARSQNEVGKLTLQDVLRAQIEQERLGNEILNLEDSRAPLLAQWKAALGVDPTDPMPVPARFESTPLDVTADKWLEQALAENTLLKAMAADVHAAEAAIRLAYKARMPDTSVGLMADVKMSPVLYRPFGTVSIPLWRDKLAAQVAEAQANKRAGEARLTANQIGLAVDVAERAFVYRETTRNLNVLQKTLLPKQRQSLEVARSAYMAGQVDFLNLTEAEQTLLRFNLDEVEARTQRELSLAELSLIMQGMPPAGGGAARMEISSPGIGAGNRMNQGGMSQ comes from the coding sequence ATGAAGACTTATACCATCTTAATCTCGCTCATGCTGCTGGCGGGTTGCCGGGGCGTGCCCGCCAAGGGTGAAAAAGAGGCTCGCCGCCAAGTCCAGGCGGTCGCCAGCACTTACCGACCGGAAGGCCGGAAGCCGGCCCTGCCGGCGCTGACCAGCCAGTCCAGCCTTAGCAACTTCCTCACCTACGCGCTGCTGAACCAGCCAAAGGTCGCGGCGGCGTACTTTGACTGGGTTGCCTCGGTGGAGCGAATCACGGTGCAGCGGTCACTGCCAGACCCGCAGCTCACGTTTGAGATGGACATCCAGGACGTGGTCAGTTCGGTCATGCCGGGGCTGATGATGAGCTTTCCCGGAATGGGCAAGCTGCGAGCAGCCGGAGCCGTGGCTGCGGCGGCAAGCCAGGGCGGCTATTTTACGTTCAAGGCAGCTTCACTGCGAAGCGCTTACGACGTGAAGCGGACTTACTACCAACTCCATTTCCTGGAGGAGAAGATTCGCGTCAACCGCGAGAACCTGGGCCTGCTGCAAGAGTTGGAAAGACTGGCACGCTCTCAGAACGAGGTGGGCAAGTTGACGTTGCAGGACGTACTGCGGGCGCAAATCGAGCAGGAACGGCTTGGCAACGAGATCCTCAACCTGGAGGATTCCCGCGCGCCGCTGCTAGCGCAATGGAAGGCCGCTCTCGGAGTTGATCCGACCGACCCGATGCCGGTGCCGGCCCGGTTTGAGTCCACCCCGCTGGACGTAACAGCGGACAAATGGCTGGAGCAGGCGCTGGCGGAAAACACTCTGCTCAAGGCGATGGCCGCAGACGTACACGCGGCCGAGGCCGCTATCCGGCTGGCCTACAAGGCGCGCATGCCGGACACAAGCGTCGGTTTGATGGCCGATGTGAAGATGAGCCCGGTTCTATACCGGCCATTTGGCACCGTAAGTATCCCGCTATGGCGGGACAAGCTGGCGGCGCAGGTGGCTGAAGCCCAGGCGAACAAGCGCGCGGGCGAAGCGCGCCTCACAGCGAACCAGATCGGGCTGGCGGTGGACGTGGCTGAAAGAGCCTTTGTGTACCGCGAGACCACACGCAATCTGAACGTCCTGCAGAAGACGTTGCTGCCGAAGCAGCGGCAATCGCTCGAGGTGGCGCGGTCGGCCTACATGGCCGGGCAGGTGGACTTCCTGAATCTGACCGAAGCGGAGCAGACGCTGCTGCGCTTCAACCTTGACGAGGTCGAAGCGCGAACGCAGCGGGAGCTATCGCTGGCGGAGCTTTCCCTGATCATGCAGGGCATGCCGCCAGCCGGTGGAGGTGCCGCGCGCATGGAGATATCCTCGCCGGGCATCGGGGCCGGGAATAGGATGAACCAGGGAGGAATGAGCCAATGA
- the thiD gene encoding bifunctional hydroxymethylpyrimidine kinase/phosphomethylpyrimidine kinase has translation MSKRPTLPVALTIAGSDSGGGAGIQADLKTFAAIGVHGTSAITCITAQNPKGVYGIQACNVNIVRGQMEAVFEALRPASIKTGMLYSAPIIRAVTVALKRCQRVPLVVDPVMVSTSGAQLLKPDAVRALCAKLLPLATLVTPNLDEAGILVGTKLGSVTDLRAAARTLYQQFGCATLVKGGHLPGLRQAVDIFYDGRQELLLSAPFIRSVSTHGTGCTYSAAIAGHLARGCSLANAVQRAKEFITQAIARSQTAAGQGVLNCFWR, from the coding sequence ATGTCGAAGCGACCTACACTCCCGGTAGCCCTCACAATCGCCGGTTCTGACAGCGGCGGCGGTGCGGGCATTCAGGCCGACCTGAAGACCTTCGCTGCAATCGGCGTGCACGGCACAAGCGCGATCACTTGCATTACGGCGCAAAACCCAAAAGGGGTGTATGGCATCCAAGCGTGCAATGTGAACATCGTGCGCGGTCAAATGGAAGCCGTGTTCGAGGCGTTGCGCCCAGCCTCCATCAAGACCGGGATGCTCTACTCGGCCCCGATCATCCGCGCCGTCACCGTGGCCCTGAAACGCTGCCAGCGCGTGCCACTGGTGGTGGACCCGGTGATGGTTTCGACCAGCGGCGCCCAGTTACTGAAGCCGGATGCGGTCAGGGCTTTGTGCGCGAAGCTGCTACCCCTCGCCACGCTGGTCACGCCCAACCTGGACGAGGCCGGCATCCTGGTCGGGACAAAGCTGGGCTCCGTGACCGATCTCCGCGCGGCGGCTCGCACGTTGTATCAGCAGTTTGGCTGCGCGACTCTGGTTAAGGGCGGGCACCTTCCTGGGCTCAGACAGGCGGTGGACATCTTCTACGACGGCCGGCAGGAGCTACTCCTCAGCGCCCCCTTCATCCGGAGCGTGAGCACCCATGGCACAGGCTGCACCTATTCCGCCGCGATTGCGGGGCACCTGGCGCGGGGTTGCTCGTTGGCGAACGCCGTGCAACGGGCGAAAGAGTTCATCACCCAGGCCATCGCCCGAAGCCAAACCGCCGCCGGTCAGGGTGTCCTCAACTGCTTTTGGCGCTAG
- the polX gene encoding DNA polymerase/3'-5' exonuclease PolX, giving the protein MDKDQVAEVLVNIGTLLELKGENPFKTRAYQNAARTIEALTEPLDKVVAEARLGELKGIGEALQQKITELVTTGRLKYYEDLKAATPPGLVAMLDIPGLGPKKIKALHDELGIESVEQLEQACKADRVAGIKGFGEKTQTNILEGIHRRRSYASRHLISEALSCAEPILEALRSHPDVIRCSTAGSLRRHREVIGDIDLLASSKRPAQVIAFFTSQPGVEKVLAKGETKASALLKGGIQSDLRVVSDAEYSSALMYFTGSKEHNIVMRQRAIDRGLRLNEYGLFRSTEETRDPKRLVKCRTEEEIFEQLGLHYVPPELREDMGEIAAAERGSFPRLIEWTDLKGSLHNHSTWSDGHQRPVEIAAAMRELGLAYWGITDHSKSSFQANGLDTGRVRQQLKEIAAINAQLAQEGSDFRLLAGAEVDILKDGALDFPDDLLAELDVVIASVHQSFNQTEAQITRRLIGAARNPYVHILGHLTGRLLLEREAYAVDQRAVIDACAETGTWIELNSHPMRLDLDWRLWPYAKSKGVRCAINCDGHRLEHAGFLRLGAGIARKGWLTRDDVVNTLPLKSLRQELGRKRTKAR; this is encoded by the coding sequence ATGGACAAGGACCAGGTAGCGGAAGTGTTGGTCAATATTGGGACGCTGTTGGAGCTGAAGGGCGAGAATCCGTTCAAGACCCGAGCGTATCAGAACGCTGCGCGCACGATTGAAGCTCTGACCGAGCCACTGGATAAGGTCGTCGCCGAGGCTCGGCTGGGCGAATTGAAGGGCATCGGCGAAGCGCTGCAGCAGAAGATCACCGAACTCGTCACGACCGGCCGGCTGAAGTATTACGAGGATCTCAAAGCCGCAACTCCGCCCGGGCTGGTGGCGATGCTCGATATCCCGGGGCTTGGCCCCAAGAAGATCAAGGCGCTGCACGATGAGCTGGGGATCGAATCAGTCGAGCAGCTCGAACAGGCGTGCAAGGCGGATCGTGTCGCCGGGATCAAGGGATTTGGCGAGAAGACGCAGACGAACATCCTTGAGGGAATCCATCGTCGCCGGTCCTACGCCTCGCGCCACCTCATCAGCGAGGCGTTGTCTTGCGCGGAGCCGATCCTGGAAGCGTTGCGGTCGCACCCGGATGTTATCCGGTGCAGCACGGCGGGCAGCCTGCGGCGGCATAGGGAAGTCATCGGCGACATTGATTTGCTGGCCTCGTCGAAGAGGCCGGCGCAGGTCATTGCGTTCTTCACCAGCCAGCCCGGCGTTGAGAAGGTGCTGGCGAAGGGTGAAACCAAAGCCAGCGCGCTCCTCAAGGGAGGCATCCAGTCCGACCTGCGGGTCGTGAGCGACGCGGAGTATTCCTCCGCGCTGATGTATTTCACCGGCAGCAAGGAGCACAACATCGTCATGCGGCAGCGGGCGATTGACCGCGGCCTGCGGCTGAATGAATACGGGCTGTTTCGTTCGACGGAGGAGACCCGCGACCCGAAGCGGCTCGTGAAATGCCGCACCGAGGAGGAGATCTTTGAGCAGCTCGGCCTGCATTACGTCCCGCCGGAACTGCGCGAGGACATGGGGGAAATCGCGGCGGCGGAGCGGGGGTCATTCCCGCGCCTGATCGAGTGGACCGACTTGAAGGGGTCGCTGCACAATCACTCGACCTGGAGCGACGGGCATCAGCGGCCGGTGGAGATCGCCGCGGCGATGCGCGAGCTGGGACTGGCGTACTGGGGCATCACCGATCATTCGAAGTCATCCTTCCAGGCCAACGGCCTCGACACGGGGCGCGTCCGGCAGCAGCTCAAGGAAATCGCCGCCATCAACGCCCAGTTGGCTCAGGAGGGAAGTGATTTCCGCCTGCTTGCCGGCGCGGAAGTGGACATCCTGAAGGATGGCGCGCTTGACTTCCCGGATGACCTGTTGGCCGAGCTGGATGTGGTGATTGCCAGCGTTCATCAAAGCTTCAACCAGACTGAGGCGCAAATCACCCGGCGGCTGATTGGCGCGGCGCGGAATCCCTACGTCCATATCCTGGGACACTTGACGGGGCGGCTGTTGCTCGAACGTGAGGCTTACGCGGTTGATCAGCGGGCGGTCATTGACGCCTGCGCGGAAACAGGCACCTGGATCGAACTCAACAGCCACCCGATGCGTCTGGACCTGGATTGGCGGCTGTGGCCCTACGCCAAGTCCAAGGGCGTGAGGTGCGCGATCAACTGCGATGGTCACCGGCTGGAACACGCGGGCTTCCTGCGCCTGGGCGCTGGCATCGCCCGCAAAGGCTGGCTCACCAGAGATGATGTGGTAAACACATTGCCGCTGAAATCCCTGCGGCAGGAGTTGGGCCGGAAACGGACAAAAGCGCGTTGA
- a CDS encoding hydrolase: MRNNLLRLTRARAGLVVVDVQDRLLPAIFEKERVAQNTVRLVQGAAVLQVPIFVTEQYRKGLGPTVPEIAAAIPGFAPMEKVAFSACGAAGFVPALKQKNVSDAILCGIEAHVCVTQTCLDLLEQGFRVFVVADAVSSRTPENCRFGLGRMRSAGAAIVSTEMALFELLQQAGTAEFRQILPLVK; the protein is encoded by the coding sequence ATGCGGAACAACTTACTTCGTCTGACGCGAGCACGGGCCGGCCTCGTCGTGGTGGACGTTCAGGATCGGCTCTTGCCGGCTATTTTTGAGAAAGAGCGGGTGGCACAAAACACCGTGCGCCTGGTTCAAGGAGCGGCCGTCCTCCAGGTTCCCATCTTCGTGACCGAGCAGTATCGCAAGGGGCTGGGGCCGACAGTGCCGGAAATCGCCGCGGCCATCCCTGGCTTTGCGCCGATGGAGAAGGTCGCCTTCAGCGCGTGCGGCGCAGCCGGCTTCGTTCCCGCCCTTAAGCAGAAGAATGTGTCAGACGCCATCCTGTGCGGCATCGAAGCCCACGTGTGCGTCACGCAGACCTGCCTCGACCTCCTGGAACAAGGCTTCAGGGTATTCGTCGTGGCGGACGCCGTTTCCTCGCGGACCCCGGAGAACTGCCGGTTCGGCTTGGGCCGCATGCGCTCCGCGGGGGCGGCCATTGTGTCCACGGAGATGGCCCTCTTCGAACTGCTTCAGCAGGCGGGCACCGCCGAATTCAGGCAGATCCTGCCGCTGGTGAAGTGA
- a CDS encoding DUF1080 domain-containing protein, which produces MKPILLSALAFATLLAVTARLCAGDVEPGFTPLCDGKTFNGWKMAEENKDTWTIQDGAFVARGNRCHLFYMGDGKPFKNFHLKVDVMTEPNSNGGIYFHTRYQPEGWPKGGFETQVNNTHSDWIKTCSLYGLLNIANSPAQDGKWWTQEILVQGNSVTLLVDGKRVFQYNEPPGTQPGKNFEQKISEGTFALQGHDPKSVVRYKNIRVKRLD; this is translated from the coding sequence ATGAAACCGATACTGCTTTCTGCTCTGGCATTTGCTACCCTCCTGGCCGTAACCGCCCGGCTGTGCGCGGGTGACGTCGAGCCCGGCTTTACTCCTTTGTGTGACGGCAAGACCTTCAATGGCTGGAAAATGGCGGAGGAAAACAAGGACACCTGGACGATCCAGGACGGCGCCTTCGTGGCCCGCGGCAATCGCTGTCACCTGTTCTACATGGGGGACGGGAAGCCATTCAAGAATTTCCATTTGAAGGTGGACGTGATGACCGAGCCGAATTCCAACGGCGGCATTTACTTCCACACGCGCTACCAACCGGAGGGCTGGCCCAAGGGCGGTTTCGAAACCCAGGTCAATAACACCCACAGCGACTGGATCAAGACCTGCAGCCTTTACGGGTTGCTCAATATCGCGAACTCACCGGCCCAGGACGGCAAGTGGTGGACGCAGGAAATCCTCGTCCAGGGCAACAGTGTCACGTTGCTGGTGGACGGGAAGAGAGTCTTCCAATACAATGAGCCGCCCGGCACCCAGCCCGGCAAGAACTTCGAACAGAAGATTTCCGAGGGCACCTTTGCCCTGCAGGGCCACGACCCCAAGAGCGTCGTCCGCTACAAGAACATCCGGGTCAAGCGCCTCGATTGA
- a CDS encoding delta-60 repeat domain-containing protein, with protein sequence MKPILSPDANYQMRRARIPCVVVAVVALWAGGSRLTLAQSANDGFAPVPDGPLHALAVQPDGGIIMGGEFTVVGGESRTNIARLNADGSLDETFNPGANGVVSCLVVQPDGKFLVGGVFTKLGGQTRNRIGRLSADGTPDAAFNPDVKGAAVYDLALQPDGKIVVAGLFTALGGQPRTNLARLDACGSLDITFNPGANGAVQTLALEPGGRILAGGFFTTLGGQPRNRIARLNADGSLDVAFNPDAGGGALPVIYSLLPQPDHKILVGGSYTNLANQPRRNLARLNADGTLDTTFSPATDGPVYSLTRQADGRIVVGGFFNAAGGQARTNLARLNLGGGVDHAFRPDPAGPVMCLVTQPDGKILAGGLFSTLAGKPRNFIGRLHPDASLDATLNAGEEAVIECVALQADGKIVAGGHFTRLGGQSRTNLGRLNADGSLDSAFRPEADGPVYSLAIQADGRILVGGEFASLDGKPRNQLGRLNPDGGVDDTFTPEANGPVRCFAIQTNGQIVVGGQFTALAGQACERIGRLDASGSFDTGFSATADDTVYSLALQADGGIVVGGNFNRLAGQERAHLGRLDPNGGLDASFDPGADDVVECVRVQADGKILVGGGFTNLGGEARARIGRLEANGDIEAAFDPGADNSIKDLAVQPDGKIIVAGWFTTLGGEPQEHIGRLDASGVLDTNFNPSANAPVNAVAVQADGKSVVVGRFTALNGQPRNHIGRLHPDGRLDDTYDPTAGEVRSLAVQADGKILAGGNFAMLLGQARSHVARIYPDGALDASFNPQASGLVECLAVQTDGKILVGGAFTNLGGVSCDRLGRLSPEGTLDVSFNPSADGVVSCLAVQGDGRILAGGDFTQMDGTPCLRLARLDTSGNPEAGFNPGADGSVRALAVQADGGIVVGGAFTNLAGQSCNRIGRLTPGGTLEVSFGPGADDTVHAVAVQADGKVLAGGAFTRLAGDLCQHIGRLNPNGTLDTEFASGANGPVSSLTVQADGRVVVGGEFTLLGGQPCTNVGRLNPDGSLDPTFRPGADQAVLALALQGDGKVLAGGRFATLGGQPRDRIGRLTSGSAALQSLTVDADGTTASWQRSGAGPELEQVTFEQSSDGVSYSPLGNGARVPGGWQIAGLRLPFGQAFYVRASGRAVGGMGSGSSGLIGLMGQFYAVPGAPVLFIDALPGQGLLLHSQGPPGLGYRLQTSTDLLIWSDRTNLTAGTNGLLEFLDTSAAGPPARSYRLLWP encoded by the coding sequence ATGAAACCAATCCTATCCCCTGATGCGAACTACCAGATGCGGCGGGCGCGTATCCCGTGTGTGGTCGTGGCCGTGGTTGCGCTGTGGGCGGGCGGCTCGCGGCTTACACTCGCGCAAAGTGCCAACGACGGGTTCGCTCCCGTGCCAGACGGTCCTCTCCATGCCCTGGCGGTGCAGCCGGACGGCGGGATCATCATGGGCGGCGAATTCACGGTCGTGGGCGGCGAGAGCCGCACCAACATCGCCCGCTTGAACGCCGACGGCAGCCTGGATGAGACCTTCAATCCCGGCGCGAACGGTGTTGTGTCGTGCCTGGTCGTGCAGCCGGATGGGAAGTTCCTGGTGGGCGGTGTGTTCACCAAGCTGGGCGGGCAGACCCGCAACCGAATCGGCCGGCTGAGCGCCGACGGCACACCCGACGCTGCCTTCAATCCGGATGTAAAAGGCGCGGCGGTGTACGACCTGGCGTTACAGCCAGACGGCAAGATCGTGGTAGCCGGCCTGTTCACCGCGCTGGGGGGACAGCCGCGCACCAACCTCGCGCGTTTGGACGCCTGCGGCAGCCTCGATATCACCTTCAATCCAGGAGCGAACGGCGCGGTGCAAACCCTGGCCCTGGAGCCGGGCGGGCGGATACTCGCGGGCGGCTTTTTCACCACGCTGGGCGGCCAGCCCCGGAACCGAATCGCCCGCTTGAACGCCGACGGGAGTCTGGATGTGGCTTTCAACCCGGATGCGGGCGGGGGCGCGCTGCCGGTGATCTACAGTCTGTTGCCGCAACCGGATCACAAGATACTTGTGGGCGGAAGCTACACCAACCTGGCGAACCAACCCCGCAGAAACCTGGCCCGGTTGAACGCGGACGGCACCCTGGACACCACGTTCAGCCCGGCCACGGACGGACCGGTGTATTCTCTGACCAGGCAGGCCGACGGGAGGATTGTTGTGGGCGGGTTCTTCAACGCAGCTGGCGGGCAGGCACGCACCAATCTCGCCCGGCTCAACCTCGGCGGCGGGGTGGACCACGCGTTTCGGCCCGACCCAGCCGGCCCGGTCATGTGTCTGGTAACGCAACCCGATGGCAAGATCCTGGCAGGCGGACTCTTCTCGACGCTCGCCGGAAAGCCGCGCAATTTCATCGGCCGTCTGCATCCCGACGCTAGCTTGGATGCCACGCTGAACGCCGGCGAGGAGGCCGTCATCGAATGCGTGGCCTTGCAGGCCGATGGCAAGATCGTGGCCGGGGGACACTTCACCCGGCTGGGCGGCCAGTCGCGCACAAACCTCGGACGTTTGAATGCGGACGGCAGTCTGGACAGCGCTTTCCGCCCGGAAGCGGACGGCCCGGTCTATAGCCTGGCCATCCAAGCCGACGGACGAATCCTGGTGGGCGGCGAGTTCGCGAGCCTGGACGGAAAGCCGCGCAATCAGCTCGGCCGGTTAAACCCGGACGGCGGTGTGGACGACACGTTCACCCCGGAAGCGAACGGTCCGGTTCGTTGCTTCGCAATCCAGACCAACGGCCAGATCGTGGTGGGTGGTCAATTTACAGCTCTTGCCGGTCAGGCTTGCGAGCGCATTGGGCGGCTGGACGCCAGCGGCAGCTTCGACACCGGCTTCAGCGCCACGGCCGATGACACCGTGTACAGCCTGGCGCTGCAAGCGGATGGCGGGATCGTTGTCGGGGGCAACTTCAACCGGCTGGCCGGCCAGGAGCGCGCGCACCTGGGACGGCTGGACCCCAACGGCGGTCTCGACGCGTCGTTCGACCCGGGGGCGGACGACGTCGTGGAATGCGTGCGTGTCCAGGCCGACGGCAAGATCCTGGTGGGGGGCGGCTTCACCAACCTTGGGGGAGAGGCCCGCGCCCGGATTGGCCGATTGGAGGCCAACGGCGACATCGAAGCCGCGTTTGACCCGGGGGCGGACAACAGCATCAAGGATCTGGCGGTCCAGCCGGACGGGAAGATCATCGTCGCGGGCTGGTTCACGACCTTGGGCGGAGAGCCCCAGGAACACATCGGCCGGCTTGACGCCAGCGGTGTGCTGGACACCAACTTCAATCCGTCAGCAAACGCGCCCGTTAACGCAGTGGCCGTGCAGGCGGACGGGAAGTCGGTCGTCGTTGGCCGGTTCACCGCGTTGAACGGGCAGCCGCGCAACCACATCGGCCGCCTTCATCCCGACGGACGTCTCGACGATACCTATGATCCCACTGCCGGCGAGGTGCGCAGCCTGGCTGTGCAGGCGGACGGGAAGATCCTGGCGGGAGGCAACTTTGCGATGCTCCTCGGGCAGGCGCGCAGCCACGTTGCCCGAATCTACCCCGACGGCGCCCTGGATGCTTCGTTCAACCCGCAGGCCAGCGGCCTGGTCGAGTGCCTGGCAGTGCAAACCGACGGGAAGATTCTGGTGGGCGGGGCGTTTACCAACCTCGGCGGAGTCTCCTGCGATCGCCTGGGGCGGCTGAGCCCGGAGGGCACCCTGGACGTGTCATTCAACCCGAGCGCGGACGGGGTGGTGTCCTGCCTGGCAGTGCAAGGCGACGGGCGGATTCTGGCGGGGGGCGATTTCACGCAGATGGACGGGACTCCATGCCTGCGTCTGGCGCGGCTCGACACGAGCGGCAACCCCGAGGCAGGCTTCAATCCCGGCGCCGACGGTTCGGTCCGCGCGTTGGCCGTGCAAGCCGATGGAGGGATCGTGGTGGGCGGCGCCTTTACCAACCTCGCCGGCCAATCCTGCAATCGGATCGGACGTCTGACGCCGGGTGGGACGCTGGAGGTCTCTTTCGGCCCGGGCGCGGATGACACGGTGCACGCGGTCGCCGTGCAGGCGGATGGCAAGGTCCTGGCGGGCGGCGCCTTCACCCGCCTGGCCGGAGATCTCTGCCAACATATTGGCCGCCTGAACCCGAATGGCACTTTGGACACCGAGTTTGCTTCGGGCGCGAACGGCCCGGTATCCAGTCTGACGGTGCAGGCGGATGGCCGAGTCGTGGTCGGGGGCGAGTTCACGCTGCTGGGCGGTCAACCCTGCACCAATGTTGGCCGCCTGAATCCGGACGGAAGCCTCGACCCGACCTTTCGACCGGGCGCGGATCAGGCGGTGCTGGCGCTCGCATTGCAGGGGGATGGGAAAGTCCTCGCGGGCGGCCGGTTCGCAACGTTGGGCGGCCAACCGCGGGACCGGATCGGCCGGTTGACCAGCGGCAGCGCGGCCCTCCAGTCACTGACTGTGGATGCCGACGGGACAACCGCGAGCTGGCAGCGAAGCGGCGCGGGGCCTGAACTCGAACAGGTCACATTCGAGCAATCCAGCGACGGTGTCAGTTACAGCCCGCTTGGCAACGGTGCCCGGGTTCCCGGCGGCTGGCAGATTGCCGGGCTGCGGCTGCCATTCGGGCAGGCCTTCTATGTTCGCGCCTCGGGCCGCGCGGTTGGAGGAATGGGCAGCGGCTCCAGCGGTCTCATCGGCCTGATGGGGCAATTCTACGCTGTCCCCGGCGCCCCCGTCTTGTTCATTGATGCTCTTCCCGGCCAGGGTTTGCTCCTGCACAGCCAGGGCCCGCCGGGACTCGGCTACCGGCTCCAGACCTCGACCGACCTGCTGATCTGGTCGGACCGGACGAACCTGACGGCTGGGACCAATGGCCTGCTGGAGTTCCTGGACACCTCCGCCGCCGGCCCCCCCGCACGCTCTTACCGTCTGCTTTGGCCCTGA